In one Gemmatimonadota bacterium genomic region, the following are encoded:
- a CDS encoding DUF2490 domain-containing protein: protein MRRRSSLLVPGFLLAAALLPAGTAQAQSVDRDQIGAWYMLFWSTRFDGTPIGLQGDVQYRNWDLGGDLEQLLIRGGLTWTPGTLPLLLTAGAAHITSGAFGDSDETSAERRLYQEALLRQSLGDAVFLRHRYRYEQRWVDGQDFRTRFRYALFADIPLNGQGTGAGALYLALYDELFINGERDIGDGRSVERFDRNRIYGALGYGWSDRLKVQGGYMVQTVVGGSKGQIQGSLHVSF from the coding sequence ATGCGACGTCGCTCCTCGCTTCTGGTGCCAGGGTTCCTCCTGGCCGCCGCGCTCCTCCCCGCAGGAACAGCCCAGGCCCAATCGGTGGACCGGGATCAGATCGGCGCCTGGTACATGCTGTTCTGGTCCACCCGCTTCGACGGGACCCCGATCGGCCTGCAGGGAGACGTCCAGTACCGGAACTGGGACCTCGGCGGCGACCTGGAGCAGCTCCTCATCCGGGGAGGTCTCACGTGGACGCCCGGGACGCTGCCGCTGCTCCTGACTGCCGGCGCCGCCCACATCACCAGCGGCGCCTTCGGCGACAGCGACGAGACCAGCGCCGAGCGGCGCCTCTACCAGGAAGCGCTGCTGCGGCAGTCCCTCGGCGACGCCGTCTTCCTCCGCCATCGCTACCGCTACGAGCAGCGCTGGGTGGACGGCCAGGACTTCCGCACGCGCTTCCGCTACGCCCTGTTCGCGGACATCCCGTTGAACGGACAGGGAACCGGCGCCGGCGCGCTGTACCTGGCCCTGTACGACGAGCTGTTCATCAACGGCGAACGCGACATCGGGGACGGTCGCAGCGTCGAGCGCTTCGATCGCAACCGGATCTACGGCGCGCTCGGGTACGGCTGGAGCGATCGCCTCAAGGTGCAGGGCGGCTACATGGTGCAGACCGTCGTCGGGGGTTCGAAGGGGCAGATCCAGGGAAGCCTGCACGTCTCGTTCTGA
- a CDS encoding FAD-binding dehydrogenase, giving the protein MQADAIVVGAGLAGLAATVELADRGRRVLLLDQEPEQSLGGQAFWSLGGLFLVGSPEQRRLGIQDSLELALRDWMGSAAFDRPDDRWPRRWAEAYVHFAAGEKRAWLHGLGLRFFPVVGWAERGDGQPGGHGNSVPRFHITWGTGPGVLAPFEARVRAHAAAGRVRFAFRHRVDALLREGGAVVGVRGAVLEPSAVERGRASSRVQVGAFEARAGAVLVTSGGIGGNLDLVRRAWPARLGTPPAHMVAGVPAHVDGRMREITAEAGGRVIHPDRMWHYTEGIRNWDPIWENHGIRILPGPSSLWLDAEGNRLPAPCFPGFDTLGTLAHLRSLGHEHSWFVLTHRIVEKEFALSGSEQNPDLTGKSIRLLLRRLRGGAPGPVAAFLRHGEDFVVADRLEQLVDGMNRIGAPHRIDPEGLRTIMEARDRQITDDDATDAQVVALRAARRYVGDRLVRVARPHRLLDPAHGPLIAVRLHILTRKTLGGLETDLEGRVLGADGVPIPGLYAAGEVSGFGGGGMHGYNALEGTFLGGCLFSGRNAGRAAAG; this is encoded by the coding sequence CAGGCGTTCTGGAGTCTGGGGGGACTCTTCCTGGTGGGCTCGCCGGAGCAACGGCGGCTGGGCATCCAGGACTCCCTGGAGCTGGCGCTGCGCGATTGGATGGGCTCCGCCGCGTTCGACCGCCCCGATGACCGGTGGCCACGCCGTTGGGCCGAAGCCTACGTGCACTTCGCGGCGGGCGAGAAGCGCGCCTGGCTGCATGGCCTCGGGCTCCGGTTCTTTCCCGTGGTGGGCTGGGCCGAGCGGGGAGACGGCCAGCCGGGTGGGCATGGCAACTCGGTGCCCCGCTTCCATATCACGTGGGGGACGGGTCCGGGAGTGCTGGCGCCGTTCGAAGCGCGCGTGCGCGCACACGCCGCGGCGGGTCGGGTGAGATTCGCCTTCCGCCATCGCGTGGACGCGCTGCTGCGCGAAGGCGGGGCCGTCGTGGGCGTGCGTGGCGCCGTGCTGGAGCCGTCCGCCGTGGAACGCGGACGCGCGAGCTCGCGCGTGCAGGTCGGTGCCTTCGAAGCGCGGGCCGGAGCCGTGCTGGTGACGTCCGGCGGGATCGGTGGGAATCTGGACCTGGTGCGCCGGGCCTGGCCGGCCCGGCTCGGCACGCCACCGGCGCACATGGTCGCCGGGGTTCCCGCGCACGTGGACGGGCGCATGCGCGAGATCACCGCCGAGGCGGGCGGACGGGTGATCCACCCGGACCGCATGTGGCACTACACGGAAGGCATCCGGAACTGGGATCCCATCTGGGAGAACCACGGCATCCGGATCCTGCCAGGCCCGTCCTCGCTCTGGCTCGACGCGGAGGGGAATCGTCTGCCGGCACCCTGCTTCCCCGGCTTCGACACGCTGGGCACGCTCGCGCACCTCAGGTCGCTCGGGCACGAGCATTCGTGGTTCGTGCTCACGCACCGCATCGTCGAGAAGGAGTTCGCGCTCTCGGGCAGCGAGCAGAACCCGGACCTGACGGGCAAGAGCATCCGGCTGCTGCTTCGCCGTCTGCGCGGCGGCGCGCCCGGGCCCGTCGCGGCGTTCCTGCGCCACGGCGAGGACTTCGTGGTCGCCGATCGTCTGGAGCAGCTCGTCGACGGCATGAACCGGATCGGCGCCCCGCACCGCATCGATCCGGAGGGCCTGCGCACGATCATGGAAGCGCGCGACCGTCAGATCACGGACGACGACGCCACGGACGCGCAGGTCGTGGCGCTCCGCGCCGCGCGTCGCTACGTCGGGGACCGCCTGGTGCGGGTGGCACGGCCCCATCGGCTGCTCGATCCCGCGCATGGTCCGCTCATCGCGGTGCGGTTGCACATCCTCACCCGCAAGACGTTGGGTGGTCTGGAGACCGATCTGGAGGGTCGGGTGCTCGGCGCGGACGGCGTACCCATCCCCGGACTCTACGCCGCCGGTGAGGTGAGTGGCTTCGGTGGTGGGGGCATGCACGGGTACAACGCGCTCGAGGGGACCTTCCTGGGCGGATGCCTCTTCTCGGGTCGCAACGCGGGACGGGCCGCGGCGGGGTGA